The Actinomadura graeca nucleotide sequence CGGGCGATGACGGAGAGGACAACGGGCCAGGAGGCATGTGGCGGCCGGATGGACTCCGCCACCGAGGTGTTCGTCGCCCACCGCAACCTGCTCTTCACCGTCGCCTACGAGATGCTCGGCTCGGCCGCCGACGCCGAGGACGTCCTGCAGGAGACCTGGCTCCGGTGGGCGGGCGTCGACCTCGGCACGGTACGGGACCACCGCGCCTACCTGGTCCGGATCACCACCCGCCAGGCGCTGACCCGGCTGCGCACGCTCGGCCGCCGCAAGGAGTCCTACGTCGGGCCCTGGCTCCCCGAACCGCTGCTGACCAGCCCCGACGTGGCGGAGGACGTCGAGCTGGCCGACAGCGTGTCGATGGCGATGCTGCTGGTGCTGGAGACGCTCACCCCGACCGAGCGGGCGGTGTTCGTGCTCCGCGAGGTGTTCGCCCTGGAGTACGGCGAGATCGCCGAGGCCGTCGGCAAGAACCCGGCGGCCGTCCGCCAGATCGCCCACCGGGCGCGGGCGCACGTCGCCGAGCGGCGGCCGCGCGAGGTCGTCTCCGCGGCCGAGACCCGGGACGCGCTCCACGCGTTCCAGCGGGCGGTCGAGACGGGCGACCTCCAGAACCTGCTCGACATGCTCGCGCCGGACGTCGTCCTGCTGACCGACGGCGGCGGCGTCGTCCGCGCCGCGCGCGCGCCCATCGCGGGTGCCGGCAAGGTCGCCCGCGCGCTGAGCGGGATCAACACGGCCATCACGCTGCGGCCGGCGCACGTCAACGGCCACCCGGCACTGATCCTCCGGCTCGGCGACGAGACCGACACCGTCATCGCCGTGCGCATCGACGGCGGCCTCATCACCGG carries:
- a CDS encoding RNA polymerase sigma-70 factor, with amino-acid sequence MTERTTGQEACGGRMDSATEVFVAHRNLLFTVAYEMLGSAADAEDVLQETWLRWAGVDLGTVRDHRAYLVRITTRQALTRLRTLGRRKESYVGPWLPEPLLTSPDVAEDVELADSVSMAMLLVLETLTPTERAVFVLREVFALEYGEIAEAVGKNPAAVRQIAHRARAHVAERRPREVVSAAETRDALHAFQRAVETGDLQNLLDMLAPDVVLLTDGGGVVRAARAPIAGAGKVARALSGINTAITLRPAHVNGHPALILRLGDETDTVIAVRIDGGLITGLYAVRNPEKLSHMEQVTALRR